AGGAGCCTAACAACGATTTCGGATTTTCGAGATCATTCCCCCGAccctcaggccgtaaataatgacagctccctttCTACAATTATGCCTAAGTACACCCCTGTAGGTTGGTCATAATAAGCTAAATGTTTGCCGAGATTATTGTTTTCGCTGCTATCATGAAGTCCTGAGAGACCGTGTTTGTTTAATCCTCTGCCTCTCAAAAAGATTGCAAACCAAATCGATCCAAGTTGGCTACAATAggtataacataatacaaccctCACGGTCTGGACAAGGCTGAGTGTTGTATTAGCACCCATTCTACAGCAAAACACCAGATCTTGTACTGCGCGTGCGTACAATCCCATGGCGCTTTCATTAAACCATCTAAGCCAGAGGAAAAAAATGACACGAAGTTCGGACTGTTTTCGCAAGATAAAATGCATCAGGAATTTAAAACATTATAACTGCAGTGAAAGCATTTGTCAAAAAACGACTCGAACGATAGAGCAGTAGTGAAGACGTTACAAAGTTAAACAACTTCATACCAAGAtatgaatgaaaatttaataagaCTGTAAGGAAATCAATGTCAACTGAAAACATGAGGACACCTTTGGAGTCAGGGACGCCTTTGTAGAGGTGTACGGTGGGTTTCTCAAGCCCACGCACGTATAATTACGCAAATTGACAAATCCTATACACTTATCTGTTAAAAATTCAGACTGGCTTCGCGATTTTTGCACAATCTTCCTTTGAAGACAGATCCCAATAGGACCACAAGCAACTAAGCGGCATCATTTGAGTTACAATAACAACCAGCCAGTTATGGGCTAGCGTTCATTCACACATGCAGGCCTGCTGAAAAAAAACCCTCGGTCAGTCTCTCTTCAGATTCTGGGCAAATTGATTTAGAACAAAATTCAGTTTACAGGAATCTCGACAAGCAATTACAATTAACTTACCGGTGTAATATTGGAAACACAGCGCACAGATAAGAAGAAGATATCCAAAGACACCGGGCGAATATAATGCAAGTTGAACGTTTACGCACACAGATTTAGACATTTTTGATCGATAAAATTTATTTACCTGTTTGCCGACCTAGTGACTTTCTGTCTTGACTGTTGGCAAAGTTTGAATTCTTGTTGTAAGAGGTCATTATTTCAACAGTATGACAGCAATTAGGTAGTTCAAGAGCAACTTATATGACTACTAATTGTCCAACATAATTATGGAATAATCGTTGAGGAAATTCTCTATTAGATAGCAGCACCAACATCCGTGTAAGGCGTTAATACGCACTCTCtgatactttttattttgaattgaaaCTCTCTGCAGGCTGCATATCAACACACCTAACACACGCAGACATATAAGCCGTATGTTAGCACCAAAATACAAAGGCACTTAATATTAAAACATCCAGTTTTATAAATTACGCACTAGTAATGACTTTGCCAATCAACTTTCGTGAAATGAAATTAAGTTGCTCTTTACCACGCCAAACACCTTTTTGCATACATTCGAGGAATTATCGCCACTGTATTTTTTATCAGGAGAGATtatgtgaaatgaaattttcattgagagTACCATAAGTTACAGTAGGCTAATAGGCATTCAACAATAAATTAAATTAGTTAAATTTGACGcaattttgtttggtttaaTTTGAATTAATTCCATTGATTCAATcttattatcaaatgtacaattTACGAAAAATAACATATCTACTATACGTTTGCACGACAGAGGTTTTATCGCCTATGAGTTTTAGTGAACTTGAAAAGATCTATTTGAACGTCCAATGTCGGACCTGGTGCGGAGTTCACGTCCAGCCCTGGAGCAATTTGACGCTCTCAGAGTCTCAGTCAACCAAAAATTAGTCTACGAGCTCAAAAATACAACTATTTCTCCACTTAAGACTTTGAATTTGTGCCCAAATGATTCGATTTACAGTGTTCCATAATGGCGCGTTTGCAAGTCTTTGCTGCCATACGCGGTACACTAAGAGCAAGAGTTCTATTTAGGGGAGCTCATTAGCTGAAGTTAGTTACAGTATCGGGTATCTGACAAATTTCGACCTTTTTTCAGTGATGAGCAACTCTCTAATACTATTTATTCCATGTCAGCCTATCTGAGGGAGTGACATGATCATTGAAACTGAGTCTATTTGGAAACCCAAGAACTCAGGTTGTCGAGTTGTGAAAAGCTACATTCGTTCTTTGTACAGAACAACGCATGAATAAGCACGAAAGGGATGTAGGGACATTTTGACTGTATTTAGTTCCCAAGGTCGGCGATAAGTGATCCAGAGGCAGGCGATTCAAATAGCGTGTGAACGAAGCCAAAAATCTCCTTCAGCGATCTGTTCCAGGACAAATGGTGGCCGTGCGCCTCAGTTTGAACGTAGCAACAGCTATACACGTCTTTGTAAGGAACGGGAAAATGGTAATGCATAAAACAATCGCGCATAAACCTGCTCgactttttcagtatttttcctTCTAATGATTAAATCGCATGGTGGGAATTGCTTCTCGATCAGCTTGATCTGTTAACTCTACAAAAGTAAACCCATTCTCGTTAAGTCTAGAGGACGCAGATAGCACAGTCCACCGCAcatgaagtaagaatatattatGAAATTTACTCGTAGAAAGAAACACATTAtgcttttatcattttattaatCGCTTTGTGTTGACAAGTTCATACGTTCAGCTCTTTTGCACACTTGCACTACAATGTTgacttcatttacatatttaaatccATTCCAGGAAACTTTAGTGGAAATACAAATATGCTAGCAGTGAACGGAAATTCTCATTTCACGTAGAGCAATCATATCAAATCAGATTTCTATTCTTTAGGATGTCCTCGGATGATTTTCAAATTACCACCGTATTTCATGTCTCGATAAATTGttgatacatagactggttcgcTTTATCGACATCGTCGTGTGTTCCAAATATAGGATGTTTTGACATGTCTAGGCTAAATCTACTCGCAGGTGGCGTCCGTCCAAACTGCTCGGCTAGGGTGCGGGTGAAAGAAGCCTGGTTGCCGCAGCATATGCCAACATAATTGATGTTCAGCTCTTTGCATTTGTCAGCAAATCTCGCGATGTCTGTATGTGAGCAGTAAACGACGTGGAGATTGACCGGGAAAAGTCGTTCGCCTGTAGCAAAAAAGAAGACATGATGACATTTGCTCCAGGGTGATatttagctgaagtaaaaattattATCGAAAATTTTTAAGACTAATGTTGTACAGTACACATAAAGGTGCGAGGTAGCACTTGTACGATTGAAAACAAGAGACACTTCTATGATACATGAGATGTTAGGAGCTGAAAACTGTCAAGTACATGACTAATGCACATGCCCATGCAGACGACATGAATACACCTCTGCGCATGTGCGGAACCTGTCCCCTCTCCTGTTTTTGAAATTGGCGTATGTATCAAGTAAGTATTTGATTACGTGTTATTTACCATTTGCTGGGTCTGTTATCGTCAAAAAGGACGGTTCCTCTTCCGTAGTTCTATAGGGCACGGGTAAGGCCGCCAAAGGTCCCTAGAAGTGCATCAAAATACAAATGTGTAGCAAATTGATTTCTGCGGAACCAAATGCTAAATACTTCTCTTTTCTCAACTCTTTGCATTGATCACAGATTTTGATTTTACTCGTCAAAGTCGCCGAAGCGGGCTGTCGATCAGCAACGTTTCGGCCATTTTACAGACAAATAGTTGCAAAAGCAGAGTACATTGattatatttgaggtcaatgaTAAAGTGCACAGCTTAGCGTCGATGAtactttattcaaaatgtatttgaatagCCTGATATGAAAATGGGTAACCATAACTGGAGTAAATAATTAAATGTTTATCTATCTCTGCACCCTATAAATGTACcttgtatgtttttcttatCTGTTCAAGTATCGGAATCATTGTTTCAGGTCCACGTCCACAGTTCAGACCAACAACGGTCGCACCGGCATCGTATAATTTCTGACAGACCTGGTCGTATGGCTCCGAGCCGAGTGTGTTGTATTTACCGTCTCTATACTCGACTGTACCCGTTGTGAGAGTTATCACGGCTGGCAGACCTTGTGGGATAAACAACGGAAGTGAGGAAGAAACGCttaccaaatatcaaacacaAGTGTAAAAAAAGTTTTAACTATATACTACATATCATAACTAGACCCATTTTATATAATGATTGCATTCGTTTGACGAATATAAATACGCAACGAAGTCATGTTGGTGCTGTACCGCTGACCGCGGCTGGTGACTTACCGTTTCCTTCTTCTTTTATCGCCTCCAAGGCAAGCATAGCCTCTCCAAGATGAGTGAACGTTTCGCCTACGATGAAATCCGCTCCAGCTTCAACCGCCCATCGAACTTGCTCCTAAAAAGACATGATTACGGTTACTCCAGTAAATTAGGGAACACAGGgggaaatgtatgtatgtatgtatgtatgtatgtatgtatgtatgtatgtatgtatgtatgtgtgtatcaatgtctctatctgtctctatctatctatctatctatctatctatctatctatctatctatctgcctgtctgtctatctatatctatctatctatctatctatttatctatctatctgtctttcctttgtctgtctgtctgtctgtctgtctgtctgtctgtgtctgtctgtctgtctgtctgtctgtctatctatctatctatctatctatctatccacctACCAATctacggatggatggatggatagatggatgtaTAGACGGATTGATGCATGTACGtactgacggacggacggacagacaatggatggatgaatgaatggatggatgaatgaatggatggatggaggggaGGGATAGAGGTGACGAGAGATAGATTAATGTATTAATGAATGTATAGATGGTTATATAGATGTATACATTTCTGCAGATGAAAAGGTATGATAAGACATGTTTTGGGGAGTTGTTACATAGAATTGATAATCTTAATAACTGACATCGGACAAGCGGAATAATACTATTCAacgcatagaccctcgagaaaccTGCAAGGAGCGAATAGATCAAATATTAATGTCGTGCGTGGTTAACTTTGCCGTTTTTATATCGCATAACTTACTTTGAACATTTCTTTGATAGTCTTATCTTTCTCTTCATCTCCTGGAAAATATAAATTCGTGTTACAGATGTTTCCCGCCATCATTGTTCCAGTCTCGTCTGCAACCTCCCTTGCCATGCGCAGGGCGTCCATATTCATTTTCACGAGATCATTTTCTCTTCCGATGATCCGCATTTTCTCACGGTGGGCATAGTACTGTATATACGACATTGAATAAATTCCATGAGTAACTTGTGCAAAGTAACGAAAGGCCCTTGGTTAACAAGttatcgttgatgacacagtccccacttgttaatgggtactttaattagaaGTCCTCGGAGAGGATAgggtcctcttcattaattaggtctgtgattaaaaatactgtgatacagatggggcttaatggccgagaatgagttccatggtggtgaaaacataaaaccaatgtaggccgccatcctaattacaaaaggtcattaaatgagtcaattagtaactaattgacaggatgttgccaaacatttttgcatcctatcataacactgacagattatcacctgtaccatatttcataaagtttgatgcagtgcttctggacattcaccctaaacacaaaaattcatcatgtaaatgcaaattagcaattaatttaaacaatACTGCTATGTGTCATTAAATTGTATTTACAActctatgagatcaacatctgtaccaagtttcatcaaatttgatacagtatttgtggacatatcactctaattaggaaagttcattacatatgcaattacaaattcattaacatgacactgataaatgtctttttcactgttaaagcaatgtgagcttaacatctgtaccaagtttcatgaaatttgatgaagtatttcttgacatatcagcctaattatgaaaattcaataattgacatgatactgctccATGTTGTGAAACAAGTCTTCatacagtattacagtactgtgAGATTAATATCTGTACCGGGATACTGTTACATAACATTGCACGTCattacactactggaagattTACATCCGTATCAcattgcattaaatttgatgcaacACTTCTAGGTATTtcatactaattatg
This genomic window from Ptychodera flava strain L36383 chromosome 10, AS_Pfla_20210202, whole genome shotgun sequence contains:
- the LOC139142418 gene encoding betaine--homocysteine S-methyltransferase 1-like; its protein translation is MAKVKGFLERIKDGEQIIVAEGYLFLFERRGYLKAGPFVPEVILENPELVRSAYREFVHAGSEVVLAFTYYAHREKMRIIGRENDLVKMNMDALRMAREVADETGTMMAGNICNTNLYFPGDEEKDKTIKEMFKEQVRWAVEAGADFIVGETFTHLGEAMLALEAIKEEGNGLPAVITLTTGTVEYRDGKYNTLGSEPYDQVCQKLYDAGATVVGLNCGRGPETMIPILEQIRKTYKGPLAALPVPYRTTEEEPSFLTITDPANGERLFPVNLHVVYCSHTDIARFADKCKELNINYVGICCGNQASFTRTLAEQFGRTPPASRFSLDMSKHPIFGTHDDVDKANQSMYQQFIET